The following are from one region of the Paraglaciecola sp. L1A13 genome:
- a CDS encoding RimK family alpha-L-glutamate ligase, protein MKRCAFLSTDNLEGYFVYDELLYEPLKQVGWLVETVSWHSKNVDWNTYDVVVVRSTWDYQQHARAFMQCLRRIDESTAILANSLRLLTWNISKEYLKDIASQGISIVPTLWLDTFDLSAVSAGFEHFGCERLVVKPTISANADHTYMLDREQLLAQAKDLKSVFTDRAFMVQPFIEAVVTQGEYSLFYFNGHYSHTILKSPQQGDFRVQEEHGGSMQTVDPDEEMLTQARHTMAAMPDDALYARIDLLRYQDEYVVIEIELIEPSLYFNMDTQSPKRFAEAFVESFGRGD, encoded by the coding sequence ATGAAACGTTGTGCTTTTTTATCCACCGATAACCTTGAAGGTTACTTTGTTTATGATGAGTTGCTGTATGAGCCTTTGAAGCAAGTCGGTTGGCTAGTCGAGACTGTTTCTTGGCATAGCAAAAACGTGGATTGGAACACATACGACGTAGTCGTTGTGCGCAGTACTTGGGATTATCAACAACATGCTAGAGCATTTATGCAATGCCTCAGGCGTATCGACGAGTCTACGGCGATACTCGCAAATAGCTTGCGATTACTGACGTGGAATATAAGCAAAGAATATTTAAAAGATATTGCCAGTCAGGGGATAAGTATTGTACCGACTCTGTGGCTGGACACTTTTGACTTGTCTGCAGTCAGTGCAGGGTTTGAGCATTTCGGTTGTGAGCGATTGGTGGTTAAACCGACGATAAGCGCTAATGCTGATCACACCTATATGCTTGACCGCGAGCAACTGCTTGCTCAAGCAAAGGACTTAAAATCGGTCTTTACGGATCGTGCTTTTATGGTGCAACCGTTTATTGAAGCAGTGGTTACCCAAGGCGAATACTCATTATTTTACTTTAACGGGCATTACAGCCATACCATTTTAAAGTCGCCACAACAGGGAGATTTTAGGGTGCAAGAAGAACATGGTGGCAGTATGCAAACCGTTGACCCAGATGAAGAGATGTTGACTCAGGCGCGTCATACTATGGCCGCTATGCCAGATGATGCTTTGTATGCGCGCATTGATTTATTACGTTATCAAGACGAATACGTAGTGATTGAGATTGAGCTTATTGAACCTAGTTTGTATTTCAACATGGATACCCAATCCCCTAAACGTTTTGCCGAGGCATTTGTAGAATCTTTTGGTAGGGGCGACTAG
- a CDS encoding Lrp/AsnC family transcriptional regulator, translating into MKKHTLDISAKKIVMALEQDARMSFAALGDTIGMSKTPCWNRVQQLQLAGVIEGYSAQLNPKALGLTIRALVHVVVDFEHYQAFEQAIITHKAVRSCHAVTGDSDYVLEILASDIEAFDELLRAQLSRLPGVQRFNTAISTRMVKNNGPYAAMLA; encoded by the coding sequence ATGAAAAAACATACATTAGATATCAGTGCTAAAAAGATAGTCATGGCTTTAGAGCAAGACGCACGAATGTCGTTCGCGGCCCTCGGAGATACAATTGGTATGAGTAAAACCCCCTGCTGGAACAGAGTGCAGCAATTACAATTAGCTGGGGTCATAGAAGGCTACAGTGCGCAGCTTAATCCTAAAGCGTTGGGATTGACCATTCGCGCTTTGGTTCATGTGGTGGTCGACTTTGAGCATTATCAGGCGTTTGAGCAGGCAATTATTACCCATAAGGCAGTGCGCTCATGCCATGCTGTAACGGGTGATTCTGATTATGTTCTGGAAATACTCGCCAGCGATATCGAAGCATTTGACGAACTGCTTCGCGCTCAACTAAGCCGCCTGCCGGGCGTGCAACGCTTCAACACCGCCATTTCAACCCGCATGGTTAAAAATAATGGTCCTTATGCTGCTATGCTGGCGTAG
- a CDS encoding tryptophan 2,3-dioxygenase family protein — translation MKIPNQTESTFRQKYHALLDNPEILDYGSYLNCQQLLSAQKPLTELCNGDELQFQIVHQVEELWMKLMIYTLVDVLEYMQQENTLRVVSLMKRVSFIQRMMSQQLDLLETMSPKEYQQIRLQLGNGSGQESPGFRTLLKMPQDIWQVFEDQYLAGRNKSIEQIYDSQYSHDESYMLAECLAEFDEQLQKFRSLHLFLIQRSIGLEAKSLKGRAVTILENGAKHRFFPQLWDIRSSMTNSWGQVYGEVRDSISGADNNVSASSGCPFHRVASQDAQ, via the coding sequence ATGAAAATACCGAATCAGACTGAATCGACCTTTCGCCAAAAATACCATGCGTTACTTGATAACCCTGAGATTCTTGATTACGGCAGTTACTTAAACTGTCAGCAACTGCTAAGTGCACAGAAGCCGTTAACTGAGTTATGTAATGGTGACGAGTTACAGTTTCAAATTGTGCACCAAGTGGAGGAGTTGTGGATGAAGCTTATGATCTACACCTTAGTTGATGTGTTGGAATATATGCAGCAAGAAAATACGCTGCGAGTGGTGTCATTAATGAAGCGGGTCTCGTTTATTCAACGCATGATGAGCCAGCAACTCGATTTACTAGAGACCATGTCACCTAAGGAGTATCAGCAAATTAGATTGCAACTCGGTAATGGTAGCGGTCAAGAGTCACCGGGTTTTCGCACTTTGTTAAAAATGCCACAAGACATTTGGCAGGTCTTTGAAGACCAGTATTTGGCAGGGCGAAATAAATCTATCGAACAAATCTATGATAGCCAATATAGCCATGATGAAAGCTATATGTTGGCTGAGTGCCTAGCAGAATTTGACGAGCAGTTACAAAAATTTCGCAGCTTACATCTGTTTTTAATTCAGCGTTCTATAGGGCTTGAAGCTAAGTCTTTAAAGGGGCGGGCAGTGACCATATTGGAAAACGGCGCTAAGCATCGTTTCTTTCCGCAATTGTGGGATATTCGTAGCAGCATGACCAATAGTTGGGGGCAAGTTTATGGTGAGGTGCGTGACTCTATTAGTGGTGCAGACAACAATGTGAGTGCCTCGTCAGGCTGTCCATTTCATCGAGTCGCGAGCCAAGATGCACAGTAA
- a CDS encoding aminotransferase class V-fold PLP-dependent enzyme, translated as MHSNIQSEGAFFSVPKGMYLLSHSVGCLPVQTSSVVAQKYFAPWQQKGGDAWPEWLGIIDQFCHELGMIFNASDVDFCPQLSVSSGLSQYLQSLPPLPNKPKRTVLMHATAFPSLGFAVQGLAEYGFELKLIDKDIAPNDLDAWQAHMTDDVAVAVITHVHSNSGELSDIVEISKLCRAKQVPVVVDIAQSAGVIPIDLQDWQADVVLGSCVKWLCGGPGAAFMWVNPSHLDDLQPKNIGWFSHENPFEFDIEHFAYAKGAKRFWGGTPSVLPYASAMVGIQQIRKIGVSNIYAHSKNLQSIVLGSAATHLAKMINLEQSGGTLCLALEKNILDRLANKLTQSNVYYDRRENSIRLSWHIYNTEQEARKVADIFLSL; from the coding sequence ATGCACAGTAATATACAGAGTGAAGGTGCTTTTTTTTCTGTGCCCAAAGGCATGTATTTGCTCAGTCATTCGGTAGGCTGCTTACCGGTACAAACCAGCAGTGTTGTTGCTCAGAAGTATTTTGCGCCTTGGCAACAAAAAGGCGGCGACGCTTGGCCTGAGTGGTTAGGCATTATTGACCAATTTTGTCACGAATTAGGGATGATTTTTAACGCAAGTGATGTCGATTTTTGCCCGCAGTTAAGTGTTTCGAGCGGGCTAAGCCAGTATTTACAGTCACTACCACCACTACCTAATAAACCAAAACGCACGGTTTTGATGCATGCAACAGCATTTCCGTCTCTTGGTTTTGCTGTACAAGGGCTAGCAGAGTATGGCTTTGAGCTTAAATTAATCGATAAAGACATTGCCCCCAATGACTTAGACGCATGGCAAGCACACATGACCGATGATGTGGCGGTAGCCGTTATTACTCATGTGCATTCCAATAGTGGTGAATTGTCGGATATTGTTGAAATCAGCAAATTATGCCGCGCCAAGCAAGTTCCCGTTGTCGTTGATATCGCCCAGTCTGCTGGGGTTATTCCAATTGATCTGCAGGACTGGCAGGCTGATGTGGTGCTGGGCTCATGTGTTAAGTGGTTATGTGGCGGTCCAGGAGCCGCCTTTATGTGGGTTAATCCATCACACTTAGATGATTTGCAGCCTAAGAATATAGGTTGGTTCTCTCACGAAAATCCATTTGAGTTTGATATTGAGCATTTTGCATATGCAAAAGGGGCTAAGCGTTTTTGGGGTGGCACCCCTAGTGTTTTGCCCTATGCTAGCGCGATGGTGGGGATTCAACAGATACGCAAAATAGGTGTATCAAACATTTACGCTCATAGTAAAAATTTGCAGAGTATTGTGCTTGGTAGCGCGGCTACACATTTAGCGAAAATGATTAATCTTGAACAATCGGGTGGCACGCTTTGCTTGGCGTTAGAAAAGAACATACTTGATCGCCTAGCTAACAAATTAACGCAGTCTAACGTTTATTATGACCGTCGAGAAAATAGCATTAGATTATCGTGGCATATATATAATACCGAGCAAGAAGCGCGCAAGGTCGCTGATATATTCCTCAGTCTGTAA
- a CDS encoding HAD family hydrolase codes for MTCHPITNIKGFIFDLDGTLVTSKLDFSYLRTLLGCPLDQDILHFIAGLPFPEQEHANKIVQDYELEDARNGLWIDGAKQLIHALQQKQLPVAIVTRNSKQATTLKLASNHILFDVVLTREDAPPKPDPSALLRIAERWQIPATQLAYVGDYLYDIHAAKNAGMLACLYAPNEAPNYAHEADWIFNNFAQFKDIVSSVRENHTMNKANTLD; via the coding sequence ATGACATGCCACCCAATTACCAATATAAAAGGTTTTATCTTTGACTTAGACGGTACGCTTGTTACTTCCAAGCTTGACTTCAGCTACTTGCGTACCCTTTTGGGGTGTCCACTGGATCAGGACATCTTACATTTTATTGCCGGCTTACCATTCCCTGAGCAAGAACATGCCAATAAAATTGTTCAAGATTATGAGCTTGAAGATGCCCGCAATGGTTTATGGATCGATGGCGCTAAGCAACTTATTCATGCCTTACAGCAAAAGCAGCTGCCCGTAGCCATTGTGACGCGCAACAGTAAACAAGCCACAACATTGAAACTAGCGAGCAATCATATACTGTTCGACGTAGTATTAACCCGAGAAGACGCCCCACCAAAACCTGACCCTAGCGCATTATTGCGTATAGCCGAACGTTGGCAAATTCCGGCTACCCAATTGGCCTACGTGGGGGATTACTTATATGACATACACGCTGCAAAAAACGCCGGTATGTTAGCTTGCCTATATGCGCCAAACGAAGCCCCAAACTATGCACATGAGGCGGATTGGATATTCAATAATTTTGCGCAATTCAAAGATATTGTCAGCTCAGTTCGCGAGAACCACACAATGAATAAGGCAAATACACTCGACTGA